The Herminiimonas arsenitoxidans genome window below encodes:
- a CDS encoding DUF3649 domain-containing protein, translating into MKFNEGLQYRLGVASRAIAAILGGYAVTALTTAVLSLVLPMARVDAVMTATLLSFTVYTCAVLWVFAARSAFHAWMGIGLPAVVLGLGLLAYRSIA; encoded by the coding sequence ATGAAATTTAACGAAGGATTGCAGTATCGCCTTGGTGTTGCCTCACGCGCCATAGCCGCCATTCTTGGCGGTTATGCGGTGACGGCGCTTACTACCGCTGTGCTGTCTTTAGTGTTGCCGATGGCGCGCGTCGATGCTGTCATGACGGCGACTTTGCTGTCGTTTACCGTCTATACCTGCGCGGTGCTGTGGGTGTTCGCAGCGCGGAGTGCATTCCATGCCTGGATGGGCATAGGCTTACCTGCCGTAGTCCTGGGTTTGGGATTGCTGGCATATCGGAGCATCGCATGA
- a CDS encoding PepSY-associated TM helix domain-containing protein translates to MREGFRQSMAWLHTWSGLLVCWILFLVFSAGTASYFRDEISLWMKPELHAAAATPVPANQVVQNALRMLEKEAPGAARWSIDLPDERNQAVGVLWIGQPEKGKKGRGKLERAQLNPATGERLEEVRETRGGDFLYRLHFDLHYMPAIWARWIVGFCAMFMLIAIVSGVITHKRIFKDFFTFRPKKGQRSWLDAHNAVAVLALPYHLMITYTGLVTLMFMYMPFGAQVAYKGDEKTFLAEALPQGENRKFVGQPASLTALAPLMAQAEKHWNGGEVGRVTITNPGDASATIQIRREPEKKLSIARQTMQFDGVSGALITTTGDEVSGAAESRNVLFGLHMANFANPLLRALFFLCGLAGCAMVATGALLWGVKKRQSYAKVLAKGGRVGFGLRLVDGLNIGAIAGLPIAFASYFWANRLLPVGLDGRADAEINWFFIAWGIAAVLAHIRPDRCMWQWQLSVGGLLFALLPVLNIFTTHSHLGVTLLQGKGPWAVAGFDLFVLVFGLALLYAAKRLKRKAGIVKVKSQEKVIGDSDRSSMQEAA, encoded by the coding sequence ATGAGAGAGGGATTCCGCCAGTCGATGGCGTGGTTGCATACCTGGTCGGGTTTGCTGGTGTGCTGGATATTGTTTCTGGTTTTTTCTGCAGGTACGGCTTCGTATTTCCGCGATGAGATCAGCTTGTGGATGAAGCCTGAATTGCATGCGGCGGCGGCAACGCCGGTACCAGCCAATCAGGTGGTACAGAACGCGTTACGCATGCTGGAAAAAGAAGCACCTGGTGCGGCGCGCTGGTCCATCGATTTGCCGGATGAGCGCAATCAGGCAGTGGGCGTGCTCTGGATAGGACAGCCGGAGAAAGGCAAAAAAGGACGAGGTAAGCTCGAAAGAGCGCAACTGAATCCTGCTACCGGCGAACGTCTGGAGGAAGTCAGGGAAACACGCGGTGGCGATTTTCTATATCGACTGCACTTTGATCTACATTACATGCCGGCAATTTGGGCGCGCTGGATCGTCGGTTTTTGCGCAATGTTCATGCTGATCGCAATCGTCAGTGGTGTCATTACACACAAGCGCATCTTCAAGGATTTCTTTACCTTCCGACCGAAGAAAGGTCAGCGTTCATGGCTGGATGCGCACAACGCGGTTGCCGTGCTTGCCTTGCCATATCACTTGATGATTACGTATACAGGTTTGGTTACCTTGATGTTCATGTACATGCCTTTCGGTGCACAGGTGGCGTACAAGGGCGATGAAAAGACCTTCCTAGCAGAAGCATTGCCGCAAGGAGAAAACCGAAAATTTGTAGGTCAGCCAGCGTCATTGACCGCACTTGCACCTTTGATGGCGCAAGCAGAGAAACACTGGAACGGCGGGGAGGTTGGCCGCGTCACGATCACTAATCCAGGCGATGCGAGCGCCACCATTCAAATCAGACGCGAACCGGAAAAGAAACTTTCTATTGCGCGTCAGACCATGCAGTTCGATGGTGTAAGCGGCGCGCTTATCACCACGACTGGTGATGAGGTCAGCGGCGCTGCCGAATCCAGAAATGTGTTGTTCGGTTTGCACATGGCGAATTTTGCGAATCCATTATTGCGCGCGCTATTTTTTCTGTGTGGTTTGGCTGGATGCGCGATGGTTGCTACCGGCGCTTTGTTGTGGGGAGTCAAGAAGCGACAGAGTTATGCAAAGGTATTGGCAAAAGGCGGACGTGTGGGATTCGGTTTACGCCTGGTTGATGGCTTGAACATAGGCGCGATTGCTGGTTTGCCGATAGCGTTTGCGAGTTATTTCTGGGCTAACCGTTTATTGCCGGTTGGTTTGGATGGACGTGCAGATGCAGAAATAAATTGGTTCTTTATCGCATGGGGCATCGCGGCAGTACTGGCACACATTCGCCCTGATCGTTGCATGTGGCAATGGCAATTGAGTGTCGGTGGCTTGTTGTTTGCCTTGCTGCCGGTACTGAATATATTTACTACGCACTCGCATCTGGGGGTGACGCTGTTACAGGGCAAAGGGCCGTGGGCGGTTGCAGGCTTCGATTTGTTTGTGCTGGTATTTGGACTTGCTTTACTTTATGCCGCCAAGCGCTTGAAGCGGAAGGCGGGCATTGTCAAAGTAAAGTCGCAGGAAAAGGTAATTGGCGACAGTGATCGCTCCTCGATGCAGGAGGCTGCATGA
- a CDS encoding DUF3325 domain-containing protein, producing the protein MSEFGFATGLALAYSGWTALSLAMDRHYADIYGRGKELDQATRKRYRWTGTLALIATFAVCVKLAGWTIGAVLCLGTMTMGALLLVLLLTYAPKRAVPFGKLAGLFSALLALMWLLA; encoded by the coding sequence ATGAGTGAGTTTGGTTTTGCGACGGGCTTGGCGCTGGCTTATAGCGGCTGGACTGCACTGAGTCTTGCGATGGATAGACACTATGCCGATATCTATGGTCGCGGCAAAGAGTTGGATCAAGCAACGCGTAAGCGATATCGATGGACAGGAACGCTGGCGCTGATTGCGACCTTTGCTGTGTGTGTCAAGTTGGCTGGATGGACGATAGGTGCCGTCTTGTGTCTTGGCACTATGACGATGGGTGCTTTGCTGTTGGTTTTATTGCTGACCTACGCACCGAAGCGCGCGGTTCCATTCGGTAAATTGGCTGGATTGTTTTCTGCCTTGCTTGCTCTGATGTGGTTGCTGGCTTGA
- the oxlT gene encoding oxalate/formate MFS antiporter, protein MANAYVGALDSEKVTGYKNRWMQLVIGIVCMGLVANLQYGWTLFVEPMENKHHWGTAAIQLAFSIFIVIETWLVPIEGWLGDKFGPRPVVAGGAIFAGLGWIMNSYATSLPMLYAAAVVSGIGAGCVYGTCVGNALKWFPDRRGLAAGLTAAGFGAGAAVTVIPIANMIGSAGYEKTFLTFGIIQGVAIFVLALLLVRPKAPAHAIARVGTVTKVDYTTKQMLKTPVFWLIYVIYVLVAAGGVMATAQLGPIAHDFGISSTPISMFGATLPLLTLALSIDNVANGLTRPLCGFISDKIGRENTMFIVFIGEGLALLGLMKYGHNPYMFITFAALIFMFWGEIFSIFPAICGDTFGSKFATANAGTLYTAKGVAALMVPLASVVAAGGNWNRVFILAAVVTIGAGIAAKFVLLPMRKRFLSASEVKAGS, encoded by the coding sequence ATGGCAAATGCATATGTGGGTGCTCTTGATTCGGAAAAAGTGACAGGCTACAAAAACCGTTGGATGCAGTTGGTCATCGGCATTGTGTGCATGGGTTTGGTTGCCAATCTACAGTACGGTTGGACCCTGTTCGTAGAGCCAATGGAGAATAAGCACCATTGGGGAACAGCAGCCATTCAGCTCGCATTTTCCATTTTTATCGTGATCGAAACATGGCTGGTACCGATTGAGGGCTGGCTGGGCGATAAGTTCGGTCCGCGTCCGGTCGTAGCCGGCGGCGCAATCTTTGCCGGTCTTGGCTGGATCATGAATAGTTATGCGACTTCGCTGCCTATGTTGTACGCGGCAGCGGTCGTATCCGGTATCGGCGCTGGTTGCGTCTACGGTACTTGCGTCGGTAATGCACTCAAGTGGTTCCCTGATCGTCGCGGTTTGGCGGCGGGTCTGACTGCTGCCGGTTTTGGTGCAGGCGCTGCTGTTACTGTGATCCCGATCGCCAATATGATAGGGAGTGCAGGCTACGAAAAAACCTTTCTCACATTCGGCATTATTCAGGGTGTAGCCATCTTTGTGCTGGCGCTGCTTTTGGTCAGACCCAAAGCACCGGCGCATGCGATTGCCAGAGTGGGCACCGTGACTAAGGTTGATTACACGACCAAGCAAATGCTCAAAACGCCGGTGTTTTGGCTGATCTATGTGATCTATGTTTTGGTCGCTGCCGGTGGTGTGATGGCGACGGCGCAACTGGGTCCGATTGCACATGACTTTGGTATCAGTTCTACACCTATCTCCATGTTTGGTGCGACCTTGCCCTTGTTGACCTTGGCGCTGTCTATCGACAATGTGGCGAATGGTTTGACGCGTCCTTTGTGTGGTTTTATCTCCGACAAAATCGGCCGTGAGAATACGATGTTCATTGTATTTATCGGCGAGGGTTTGGCTTTGCTCGGCTTGATGAAGTATGGGCACAACCCGTATATGTTCATCACGTTTGCTGCGCTGATCTTCATGTTCTGGGGTGAAATTTTCTCGATCTTTCCAGCAATCTGTGGCGATACCTTTGGCAGCAAATTCGCTACCGCGAATGCCGGTACTTTGTACACAGCCAAAGGTGTAGCCGCACTGATGGTGCCGCTGGCTTCGGTCGTGGCTGCGGGAGGTAACTGGAACCGCGTGTTTATTCTTGCTGCGGTTGTCACGATAGGTGCGGGTATAGCTGCCAAGTTCGTGCTTTTGCCTATGCGGAAGCGCTTCTTGTCTGCTTCGGAAGTAAAGGCGGGAAGCTGA
- a CDS encoding MFS transporter: MATTYDTGLPADSKLASPGDGPRIINTRGGHIAPGEIAIGVVIGRTSEYFDFFVYAIASVLVFPSVFFPFADPLTGTLYAFTVFSFAFIARPLGTVAFMAIQRRFSREAKLTLALFLLGASTAGIAFLPTYTHLGVTAIVLLSVLRIGQGIALGGSWDGLPSLLALNAPQNRRGWYAMLGQLGAPTGFVIAAGLFAYLLSSISRADFLDWGWRYPFYVAFAINVVALFARLRLVSTPEYSRLLDEQELEPTSAVEITRSQGRNLIIGALAALASYALFHLVTVFPLSWITLYSERSISAFLHVQMWGAGLAAIGVIASGLIADRFGRRTTLGALAALIAVFSGFVPFLMGGSELGQDIFIIVGFGLLGLSYGQAAGAVSANFPAKYRYTGAALTSDLAWLVGAGFAPLVALGLSAHFGLGYVSLYLLSGAVGSLAALSLNRALEIKN; encoded by the coding sequence ATGGCCACCACGTATGACACAGGACTCCCAGCTGACTCCAAACTTGCCTCACCAGGCGATGGCCCTAGAATCATCAACACCCGCGGCGGACACATTGCCCCGGGGGAAATCGCTATCGGAGTGGTTATTGGCCGCACTTCCGAATATTTCGACTTCTTTGTCTATGCCATTGCTTCAGTGCTGGTATTCCCGTCCGTTTTCTTTCCGTTTGCAGACCCGCTAACAGGCACACTCTACGCCTTTACGGTCTTTTCGTTCGCATTTATTGCCCGACCGCTCGGCACAGTTGCCTTTATGGCAATTCAACGACGGTTTAGCCGAGAAGCCAAGCTCACGCTCGCCCTCTTCCTGCTCGGCGCATCCACGGCTGGCATTGCTTTCCTGCCAACTTATACGCATTTGGGTGTGACCGCGATTGTGCTGCTGTCAGTGTTGCGTATCGGCCAAGGTATTGCATTGGGTGGCTCCTGGGATGGCTTGCCTTCCTTGCTGGCGCTCAACGCACCGCAAAATCGACGCGGCTGGTATGCGATGCTTGGACAATTAGGTGCACCGACAGGTTTCGTAATTGCGGCCGGCTTGTTCGCTTATTTGCTGTCTTCAATTTCCAGAGCGGACTTCCTTGACTGGGGTTGGCGCTATCCGTTCTACGTAGCGTTCGCCATCAACGTGGTCGCGCTGTTCGCACGCTTGCGTCTGGTCTCGACACCTGAATATAGCCGCCTGCTGGATGAACAGGAACTGGAACCGACCAGTGCCGTTGAAATCACCCGCTCGCAAGGACGTAATCTGATCATCGGCGCACTCGCGGCTCTGGCCAGCTATGCACTGTTCCATCTGGTCACGGTATTTCCTCTGTCCTGGATTACCTTGTATTCGGAACGTTCTATCAGTGCTTTCTTGCACGTGCAAATGTGGGGGGCCGGTTTGGCAGCGATTGGCGTGATTGCTTCCGGTTTGATTGCAGATCGCTTTGGCCGTCGCACCACGCTCGGCGCCTTGGCGGCTCTGATTGCGGTATTCAGCGGCTTTGTTCCCTTCTTGATGGGTGGTAGCGAACTCGGCCAAGATATCTTCATCATCGTCGGCTTCGGCTTGCTCGGCTTATCGTATGGTCAGGCAGCTGGTGCGGTTTCTGCCAACTTCCCTGCCAAGTACCGCTATACCGGCGCAGCACTCACGTCCGATCTGGCGTGGTTGGTAGGCGCAGGTTTCGCACCGCTGGTCGCGCTGGGACTGTCCGCGCATTTCGGTCTGGGTTACGTCAGCCTATATTTGCTGTCTGGTGCTGTCGGTTCACTCGCTGCATTGAGCCTCAACCGTGCCTTGGAAATCAAGAACTAG
- the cyoA gene encoding ubiquinol oxidase subunit II produces the protein MTSLITRRGLLLLPLALLAGCDLVVLNPSGDIAAQQGQLIVVSTLLMLLIIVPVIALTIFFAWRYRKSNTAAKYDPDWDHSTQLELVIWGAPLLIIIALGLITWISTHKLDPYRPLDRLDANRPISAAAEPLTIEVVALDWKWLFIYPEQGIATVNELATPIDVPVRFKITASTVMNSFYIPALAGQIYAMPGMETQLNAVINEPGVFDGFSSNFSGAGFSHMRFKYHGMDVADFDKWVKDAKQKGQTLDRAVYTELEKPSEREPVRYYGKVAPDLYQAILNRCVVEGTPCMNKTMHDDANRMKVQAAAKNFLRDEKTALAEIDAAVCTPSTNLLKSN, from the coding sequence ATGACTTCTTTGATAACTCGTCGCGGATTACTTCTATTACCACTCGCATTGCTGGCTGGATGTGACCTGGTTGTACTGAATCCATCTGGTGACATAGCCGCTCAGCAGGGACAACTTATCGTTGTTTCCACGCTACTCATGTTGTTGATCATTGTCCCTGTGATCGCTCTGACGATTTTTTTCGCATGGCGCTATCGTAAGAGCAATACAGCAGCTAAATACGACCCAGACTGGGATCATTCCACCCAATTGGAACTTGTGATCTGGGGCGCACCGCTACTTATCATTATCGCCTTGGGTTTGATCACATGGATCAGTACACACAAGCTGGACCCGTATCGTCCGCTTGATCGTCTGGATGCCAACCGTCCGATTTCGGCTGCTGCCGAACCGTTGACGATTGAAGTCGTGGCGCTCGATTGGAAGTGGTTGTTCATCTATCCTGAACAAGGTATCGCGACCGTCAATGAATTGGCGACGCCGATAGACGTGCCGGTCCGCTTCAAGATCACTGCATCTACTGTGATGAATTCCTTCTATATTCCTGCACTGGCTGGTCAGATCTATGCAATGCCGGGTATGGAAACACAACTCAATGCGGTCATCAACGAGCCTGGCGTATTTGATGGTTTCTCATCGAACTTCAGTGGTGCGGGCTTCTCGCACATGCGCTTCAAGTATCACGGCATGGATGTGGCTGACTTCGACAAGTGGGTGAAGGACGCCAAGCAAAAAGGTCAGACGCTGGATCGCGCGGTCTACACCGAGCTGGAAAAACCAAGCGAACGTGAACCGGTGCGTTACTACGGCAAGGTCGCTCCTGATTTGTATCAAGCGATTTTGAATCGTTGTGTGGTTGAAGGCACTCCTTGCATGAACAAGACTATGCATGACGATGCAAATCGCATGAAGGTTCAGGCCGCAGCCAAGAATTTCCTCAGAGACGAAAAGACTGCCCTTGCTGAAATCGATGCAGCGGTATGTACTCCGTCCACCAATTTATTGAAGAGTAACTAA
- the cyoB gene encoding cytochrome o ubiquinol oxidase subunit I codes for MQDHTDLTKLIFGRLSWDAIPFHEPILLVTFAMVVLGGIAVLGGITYFRLWGTLWRDWITSIDHKKIGIMYMILGLVMLMRGFADALMMRAQQAIAFGDNPGFLPPHHYDQVFTAHGVIMIFFVAMPLITGLMNYVVPLQIGARDVAFPFLNNFSFWMTTFGAMLVMASLFVGEFAKTGWLAYPPLSGILASPDVGVDYYIWSLQIAGVGTLLSGVNLIATIVKMRAPGMDMMKMPVFTWTALCANVLIVAAFPILTAVLAMLSLDRVLDTNFFTNDLGGNPMMYVNLIWIWGHPEVYILILPLFGVFSEVVSTFSAKRLFGYTSMVYATVVITILSYLVWLHHFFTMGSGASVNSFFGITTMIISIPTGAKIFNWLFTMYRGRIRFELPMMWTIGFMITFVIGGMTGVLLAVPPADFVLHNSLFLIAHFHNVIIGGVVFGVFAAINYWFPKAFGYKLDVFWGKCSFWFWIIGFWMAFMPLYILGLMGVTRRMSQFQDPSLQIWFQIAAVGAVLIALGIGSMLIQFYVSYKRRDELRDVTGDPWGGRTLEWSTSSPPPDYNFAFTPKVYDNDTWADMKKNGYKRPLTGFTAIHMPKNTAAGFIISAISAAVGFCLIWQMWLMAGVTFVVLIAAIIIHTFNYKRDFYISEEEVTRTENLRTRLLESHV; via the coding sequence ATGCAAGACCATACTGATCTGACGAAGCTTATCTTCGGCCGTCTGAGCTGGGACGCGATTCCGTTCCACGAGCCTATTCTGCTGGTAACGTTTGCAATGGTTGTCCTTGGCGGCATCGCGGTTCTCGGCGGTATCACTTACTTCCGCTTGTGGGGCACTTTGTGGCGCGACTGGATTACCAGTATCGATCACAAGAAAATCGGCATCATGTACATGATCCTCGGTTTGGTCATGTTGATGCGCGGCTTTGCCGATGCATTGATGATGCGTGCGCAACAAGCGATCGCTTTTGGCGATAATCCTGGCTTCCTGCCACCACATCACTACGATCAAGTTTTCACCGCGCATGGCGTGATCATGATTTTCTTCGTGGCGATGCCGTTGATTACAGGTTTGATGAACTATGTAGTGCCGCTGCAAATCGGTGCGCGCGACGTGGCTTTCCCATTCCTGAATAACTTCAGCTTCTGGATGACGACCTTTGGTGCCATGCTGGTTATGGCCTCCTTGTTCGTTGGTGAATTCGCCAAGACCGGCTGGCTGGCTTATCCGCCGTTGTCGGGGATATTGGCGAGTCCGGATGTCGGGGTGGATTACTACATCTGGTCATTACAGATTGCCGGGGTTGGGACACTGCTATCCGGCGTCAACCTGATCGCGACCATCGTCAAGATGCGCGCGCCAGGCATGGACATGATGAAAATGCCAGTATTCACCTGGACGGCTCTGTGTGCCAACGTTTTGATCGTTGCTGCTTTCCCGATCTTGACCGCAGTGCTCGCCATGCTGTCGCTGGATCGCGTGCTCGATACCAACTTCTTCACGAATGATCTTGGCGGCAATCCGATGATGTACGTCAATCTGATCTGGATCTGGGGTCATCCTGAAGTTTATATTCTGATCTTGCCGTTGTTTGGCGTGTTCTCGGAAGTGGTATCGACTTTCTCGGCCAAGCGTTTGTTCGGTTACACCTCGATGGTGTACGCGACGGTCGTTATTACCATCCTGTCGTATCTGGTTTGGCTGCATCACTTCTTCACCATGGGTTCCGGCGCGAGCGTTAACTCGTTCTTCGGTATTACCACGATGATTATCTCGATCCCAACCGGCGCGAAGATTTTCAACTGGTTATTCACGATGTATCGCGGCCGTATTCGTTTCGAACTGCCTATGATGTGGACCATCGGCTTCATGATCACTTTCGTGATCGGCGGTATGACCGGCGTCTTGCTGGCAGTACCACCAGCCGACTTCGTATTACATAACAGCCTGTTCCTGATCGCTCACTTCCATAACGTGATTATTGGTGGCGTAGTGTTCGGTGTGTTCGCGGCGATCAATTACTGGTTCCCGAAAGCATTTGGCTACAAGCTCGACGTGTTCTGGGGTAAATGCTCGTTCTGGTTCTGGATCATCGGTTTCTGGATGGCGTTTATGCCGTTGTACATCCTCGGCTTGATGGGCGTGACCCGTCGTATGAGTCAGTTCCAGGATCCATCGCTGCAAATCTGGTTCCAGATCGCTGCGGTCGGCGCTGTGTTGATTGCACTCGGTATCGGTTCGATGCTGATCCAGTTCTATGTCAGCTACAAACGTCGTGATGAATTGCGTGATGTGACCGGCGATCCTTGGGGTGGCCGTACGCTGGAGTGGTCGACATCGTCGCCACCACCAGACTATAACTTCGCATTCACACCTAAGGTCTACGATAACGATACCTGGGCTGACATGAAGAAGAATGGTTACAAGCGTCCATTGACAGGTTTCACTGCGATCCATATGCCGAAGAACACGGCAGCTGGTTTCATCATCTCGGCTATCAGTGCAGCGGTTGGCTTCTGCCTGATCTGGCAAATGTGGCTGATGGCGGGCGTTACCTTTGTGGTGCTGATCGCAGCCATCATCATCCATACCTTTAATTACAAACGCGATTTTTATATTTCGGAAGAAGAAGTTACTCGTACCGAAAATCTTCGCACTCGCTTGTTGGAAAGCCATGTCTGA
- the cyoC gene encoding cytochrome o ubiquinol oxidase subunit III, with protein MSEITANSASAMSADPSARFYVQEHHPENGTLLGFWLYLMSDCLVFASLFATYAVLGRNYAGGPTGAELFDLPLVAMNTAFLLLSSITYGFAMLEAQRKRLKATMIWLVVTGLLGAAFLALELYEFSHLIHEGAGPQRSAFLTSFFALVATHGLHVTFGIVWLVTLLFQLKRHGLIPENKRRLMCLSMFWHFLDVIWIGVFTFVYLMGVLP; from the coding sequence ATGTCTGAAATCACTGCAAATTCTGCCAGCGCGATGAGCGCTGACCCGAGCGCACGTTTTTACGTGCAAGAGCACCATCCGGAAAACGGCACCTTGCTCGGTTTCTGGCTGTATCTGATGAGCGATTGCCTGGTTTTTGCGAGTCTGTTCGCGACTTATGCAGTATTGGGTCGTAACTACGCAGGCGGTCCTACCGGTGCTGAATTGTTTGACTTGCCACTGGTGGCGATGAATACAGCTTTCCTGCTGTTGTCGTCGATTACCTACGGCTTTGCGATGCTGGAAGCACAACGCAAACGTCTGAAGGCCACCATGATTTGGTTGGTTGTGACTGGTTTGCTCGGCGCAGCCTTCCTCGCATTGGAACTGTATGAATTCAGTCATCTGATCCATGAAGGTGCAGGACCACAACGTAGCGCGTTCCTGACATCATTCTTTGCTCTGGTTGCTACCCATGGTTTGCACGTGACTTTCGGTATCGTCTGGTTGGTAACCTTGTTGTTCCAACTTAAACGTCACGGTTTGATTCCTGAAAACAAGCGTCGTCTGATGTGCCTGTCGATGTTCTGGCATTTCCTGGACGTGATCTGGATCGGTGTATTTACCTTTGTTTATCTGATGGGAGTGTTGCCATGA
- the cyoD gene encoding cytochrome o ubiquinol oxidase subunit IV, with translation MSEHHAHAAHGADHGHHDHDDHAHGSLKSYTIGFILSVILTAIPFWLVMGNVFEKSSTTSFVILGFAAVQIVVHMIYFLHMNTKSEGGWSVLALVFTIMVVVIMLAGSIWVMYHMNHNMMPSMMSDPTGEMHMPSSEMPATHQMNHK, from the coding sequence ATGAGCGAACATCACGCACACGCGGCACACGGTGCCGACCACGGTCATCACGACCACGACGATCATGCCCATGGCAGCTTGAAGAGCTACACGATAGGCTTCATTCTGTCGGTCATCCTGACGGCAATTCCATTTTGGCTGGTGATGGGCAATGTGTTCGAAAAATCGAGCACGACATCATTTGTCATCCTCGGCTTTGCTGCAGTACAGATCGTTGTGCACATGATTTACTTCCTGCACATGAATACCAAATCCGAAGGCGGTTGGTCGGTTCTGGCTCTGGTCTTTACGATCATGGTGGTGGTAATCATGTTGGCCGGTTCGATCTGGGTCATGTATCACATGAATCACAATATGATGCCGAGCATGATGTCTGATCCTACGGGTGAAATGCATATGCCATCCAGCGAGATGCCTGCAACACATCAGATGAACCATAAGTAA
- a CDS encoding SURF1 family protein has translation MSDKSVQTSGSVSKEAEPLLRSRTTLLVLAVIAAVLFTGLVALGTWQVYRLQWKLALIERVDQRVHAAPVPAPGPDRWSQVSAANDEYRHVSVTGTFLHSLSTKVQAVTELGSGYWLLTPLRRADGSVVLINRGYIPERANIGSVGPDEVVTVTGLLRISEPGGGFLRHNDPVGNRWYSRDVQAIAAMHKLSNVAPYFIDADASKYSVANPAAEATSAQPVGGLTVISFHNNHLVYALTWYALALMVAGAAFWLMREERRARANSRRADCIDRETEDAGKNRDSCE, from the coding sequence ATGTCAGATAAGTCTGTACAAACAAGCGGCTCGGTTTCGAAAGAAGCCGAGCCGCTTTTACGTTCGCGCACCACCTTGCTGGTGCTGGCTGTGATCGCGGCCGTCTTGTTCACGGGGCTGGTTGCGTTGGGGACCTGGCAGGTATATCGCCTGCAATGGAAACTTGCGCTGATCGAACGAGTAGATCAACGTGTGCATGCAGCACCTGTACCCGCTCCGGGACCGGATCGCTGGTCGCAAGTCAGTGCAGCTAACGACGAGTATCGTCATGTGAGTGTGACGGGTACCTTCCTTCATTCACTTTCCACCAAGGTTCAGGCCGTGACTGAACTTGGCAGCGGTTATTGGCTGCTGACACCTTTGCGCAGAGCGGATGGCAGCGTAGTGTTGATTAATCGGGGTTATATCCCCGAGCGTGCCAATATCGGGTCTGTTGGTCCGGACGAAGTCGTTACCGTGACTGGCTTGTTGCGCATCAGTGAACCGGGCGGCGGCTTTCTTCGCCATAACGATCCTGTCGGCAATCGCTGGTATTCACGCGATGTGCAGGCAATTGCAGCGATGCATAAGTTGTCGAATGTTGCGCCGTACTTTATTGACGCGGATGCAAGCAAGTATTCCGTTGCCAATCCTGCAGCAGAAGCTACGTCTGCCCAGCCGGTTGGCGGTTTGACGGTCATCTCGTTTCACAATAACCATCTGGTCTATGCACTTACTTGGTATGCTCTTGCCTTGATGGTGGCAGGCGCGGCTTTTTGGCTGATGCGTGAAGAGCGTAGGGCGCGTGCCAACAGTCGACGTGCTGATTGTATAGACCGAGAAACTGAAGATGCTGGGAAAAACCGAGATTCCTGCGAGTAA